One genomic window of Arthrobacter sp. KBS0703 includes the following:
- a CDS encoding molybdopterin molybdotransferase MoeA has product MTAPPEPPSADAAPEADEPARHLAHTWEEARQAAFDCASPIPPGPVPLRSALGRTLAADVTALQDIPHYASSAMDGWAVNGTGPWILADPGQRLAPHQASVIVTGGLIPPGAKAVLRSESGVMSTDDEGLPVLALGGTARPGEPRNGQHVRKAGEEAAEGDVLVKAGTTLNPAQLALAALAGYDDVVVLGKPVVKLVLTGSEVVDHGLPVPGQVRDTFGPQLASVVEMLGGLYAEQVRIGDSYGEWLEALEDVGTGGVGTGAPVPGDAAAPGLPPDVVITTGGTGRSGTDHFRRAVAELGGRLVIDGVAMRPGHPAVLAELPDGRFVLGLPGNPLAAMMALSTVGAPLLAALGHGAMPPVRDVPCGTMIDPDPGRTRLMPFRLLYGMASPAQHTGPGMMRGLASADGVMVVPPHGVQLGEMVPAFALPWGPAIPEPKTAEPKPKAPARKAGSRSAGKPAAQDGPVDWSALLD; this is encoded by the coding sequence ATGACAGCCCCTCCCGAACCGCCTTCCGCCGACGCCGCCCCGGAGGCTGACGAGCCCGCCAGGCACCTGGCACATACCTGGGAAGAAGCCCGGCAGGCAGCCTTTGACTGTGCTTCCCCCATCCCACCGGGTCCAGTTCCGCTGCGCTCGGCCTTGGGACGGACTTTGGCCGCCGACGTCACCGCGCTGCAGGACATACCCCACTACGCGTCCTCCGCGATGGACGGATGGGCCGTCAACGGCACAGGGCCGTGGATCCTGGCCGACCCGGGTCAACGGCTGGCTCCGCACCAGGCAAGCGTCATCGTGACAGGCGGGCTCATTCCCCCCGGCGCCAAGGCCGTGCTCCGCAGCGAAAGCGGCGTCATGTCCACAGACGACGAGGGCCTGCCCGTGCTGGCTCTGGGCGGCACGGCCCGGCCAGGCGAACCCCGCAACGGCCAGCACGTCCGCAAAGCCGGGGAGGAAGCCGCCGAAGGCGATGTCCTGGTCAAGGCCGGCACCACGCTGAATCCCGCACAGCTGGCCCTGGCCGCCCTCGCGGGTTACGACGACGTTGTGGTGCTCGGCAAGCCGGTGGTGAAGCTCGTACTGACGGGCTCCGAGGTGGTGGACCACGGCCTGCCGGTCCCGGGACAGGTGCGGGACACCTTTGGCCCGCAGCTGGCCTCGGTGGTGGAAATGCTGGGCGGGCTCTACGCCGAGCAGGTCCGGATCGGCGACAGCTACGGCGAGTGGCTTGAAGCGCTCGAGGACGTCGGAACCGGGGGCGTCGGAACCGGGGCACCCGTCCCGGGTGACGCCGCGGCACCGGGCCTGCCACCCGACGTCGTGATCACCACCGGAGGCACCGGACGGTCCGGGACCGACCATTTCAGGCGTGCCGTGGCGGAACTTGGCGGACGGCTGGTGATCGACGGCGTGGCCATGCGGCCGGGACACCCGGCCGTCCTTGCCGAGCTCCCGGACGGCCGATTCGTGCTGGGACTGCCAGGCAACCCGCTGGCGGCCATGATGGCCCTGTCCACGGTGGGCGCACCGCTACTTGCCGCACTGGGTCACGGGGCCATGCCGCCCGTGCGGGACGTTCCCTGCGGAACCATGATCGACCCCGACCCCGGAAGGACCCGGCTCATGCCGTTCCGGCTCCTGTACGGCATGGCCTCTCCTGCCCAGCACACGGGCCCGGGCATGATGCGGGGCTTGGCCTCCGCCGACGGCGTGATGGTGGTCCCGCCGCACGGTGTGCAGCTGGGCGAAATGGTCCCCGCCTTTGCCCTGCCCTGGGGACCCGCCATCCCCGAACCGAAGACGGCTGAACCCAAGCCCAAGGCGCCCGCACGGAAAGCGGGGAGCAGGTCCGCCGGCAAACCGGCGGCGCAGGACGGCCCCGTGGACTGGAGCGCGCTGCTGGACTGA
- a CDS encoding DUF6457 domain-containing protein, with protein sequence MKSQDETLEEWCRLLLRAFELEDVDVDINEVLSLAGVAAHSVVRPAAPLTTFIAGFAAGLASGSDRATDSTSMKAAMDVARTLSQAYAADESLGTAVPPAAGGTAGVAAPSGTPGE encoded by the coding sequence ATGAAAAGCCAGGACGAAACCCTTGAGGAGTGGTGCCGGCTGCTGCTTCGTGCCTTCGAGCTGGAGGACGTTGACGTGGACATCAACGAGGTCCTGTCCCTCGCCGGGGTTGCCGCGCATTCGGTTGTCCGGCCGGCCGCCCCGCTGACCACCTTCATTGCCGGCTTTGCTGCCGGCCTGGCGTCAGGTTCGGACCGCGCCACTGATTCCACGTCGATGAAGGCCGCCATGGATGTGGCCCGTACCCTGTCCCAGGCATACGCGGCGGACGAGTCGCTGGGCACCGCCGTTCCGCCCGCAGCCGGCGGGACAGCCGGCGTTGCGGCTCCCAGCGGGACACCGGGGGAATGA
- a CDS encoding NTP transferase domain-containing protein — translation MDFDAIVLAGGRSSRLGGTPKSALMYDGATLLERSIAAAGGARRIVVVGPEPADLPAGILSCREDPPFAGPAAAIAAGLAGLRRARAADEDDAALVLVLACDMPRAADAVGALRGRCCRRGRQRLGIVPGRPSAAAGRFLPHSCATTRRRRRRGRRESDARVSFRSPC, via the coding sequence GTGGACTTTGATGCGATAGTTCTGGCAGGCGGCCGCTCCTCACGGCTGGGCGGCACGCCCAAGTCCGCGTTGATGTACGACGGCGCCACCCTCCTTGAGCGGTCAATCGCCGCTGCAGGCGGCGCGAGGCGCATCGTGGTGGTGGGCCCGGAACCGGCCGACCTCCCGGCCGGCATACTGAGCTGCCGCGAGGATCCGCCGTTCGCCGGACCGGCGGCAGCCATCGCCGCCGGCCTGGCCGGCCTTCGGCGCGCCCGGGCGGCCGACGAGGACGATGCCGCGCTGGTCCTTGTCCTGGCATGCGATATGCCGCGGGCGGCCGACGCCGTCGGCGCGCTTCGGGGCCGCTGCTGCCGCCGCGGCCGGCAGCGTCTTGGCATCGTCCCCGGACGGCCGTCTGCAGCCGCTGGCCGGTTTTTACCGCACAGCTGCGCTACAACGCGCCGTCGACGACGCCGAGGCCGCCGGGAGTCTGACGCACGGGTCAGTTTTCGCTCTCCTTGCTAG
- a CDS encoding HNH endonuclease, which yields MRTLVLNAGYEPLAVVTFRRALVLVLTGKASVVAEGEDPVVGPQDIMGRPSVILLNRYIRPRYNMITAVSRRGVLRRDGHRCAYCGKAAHTIDHVHPKSRGGADSWENLVAACLRCNNVKGDHTPGEMGWKLRFVPAPPVGTIWQIKELEKPTPAWDPFLLPETAA from the coding sequence ATGCGCACTCTCGTTCTGAATGCTGGATATGAACCGCTGGCGGTAGTCACCTTCCGCCGGGCGCTGGTCCTTGTGCTCACCGGAAAAGCAAGCGTGGTGGCCGAAGGCGAGGATCCTGTCGTCGGGCCGCAGGACATCATGGGCCGTCCGTCCGTGATTCTCCTCAACCGCTATATCCGGCCCCGGTACAACATGATCACCGCCGTGAGCCGCCGCGGCGTCCTCCGCCGGGACGGCCACCGGTGCGCGTACTGCGGCAAGGCAGCACACACCATAGACCATGTCCACCCGAAGTCCCGGGGCGGTGCCGACTCCTGGGAAAACCTCGTCGCGGCCTGCCTCCGCTGTAACAACGTCAAGGGTGATCACACCCCCGGCGAAATGGGCTGGAAGCTCCGGTTCGTGCCGGCGCCTCCCGTGGGCACCATCTGGCAGATCAAGGAACTGGAGAAGCCCACGCCGGCGTGGGATCCGTTCCTGCTTCCGGAGACTGCCGCCTGA
- a CDS encoding NlpC/P60 family protein yields MTTRATIARHRAEVTKTNSLAVIAKAVGDNAGGVGRQAAVIAAASGLVLTSGIAANAAETNVQRESAPTSALEVQSAAPATISAASSIAISYEKPAVSTTPAPVEAPKPVVQVQEAAPAADATPAVDANAAVTASTPAAPKTKAGSGMGASIAAAAYAQLGVSQDCTALATNSLAAVGINYHGWPAGYLSLGRTVSAAEAQPGDLAYYENGGMGMAHIAVYVGNGQAVHGGWNGGTTALFSVNVGSGPVFIRVGG; encoded by the coding sequence ATGACTACACGTGCGACCATTGCACGCCACCGCGCCGAGGTCACCAAGACCAACTCGCTGGCCGTCATTGCCAAGGCTGTCGGCGACAACGCCGGTGGAGTAGGCCGCCAGGCCGCAGTTATCGCTGCTGCTTCCGGACTCGTTCTGACCAGCGGCATCGCCGCCAATGCCGCGGAGACCAACGTTCAGCGGGAGTCCGCTCCGACGTCGGCCCTTGAAGTTCAGTCCGCAGCGCCGGCAACCATTTCCGCCGCTTCGAGCATCGCTATCTCCTACGAGAAGCCTGCTGTTTCCACGACGCCGGCTCCCGTCGAGGCTCCCAAGCCTGTCGTCCAGGTCCAGGAAGCGGCACCCGCGGCCGACGCGACTCCGGCAGTGGATGCCAACGCCGCCGTCACCGCCTCCACTCCGGCGGCGCCGAAGACCAAGGCCGGAAGCGGCATGGGCGCTTCGATCGCCGCTGCTGCCTACGCGCAGCTGGGTGTTTCGCAGGACTGCACCGCGCTGGCGACCAACTCCCTCGCAGCCGTGGGCATCAACTACCACGGCTGGCCGGCAGGTTACCTGTCCCTCGGCCGTACGGTCAGCGCTGCTGAAGCCCAGCCGGGCGACCTCGCATACTACGAAAACGGCGGCATGGGCATGGCCCACATCGCAGTTTACGTCGGCAACGGCCAGGCGGTGCACGGCGGCTGGAACGGCGGAACCACCGCACTGTTCAGCGTCAACGTCGGCTCCGGCCCGGTCTTCATCCGCGTCGGCGGCTAA
- a CDS encoding C40 family peptidase, whose protein sequence is MNPLDSVSKAVSVNAGTVGRQAAVIAAASGLILSIGMPANAADANIGVSASAESGSQTTQLAVTAAPTATVSFERPAVTTEAAPVTETLAAQSSDETAAAGSITAKADKLTDAAKSAAASGLAAIAYTGIGHPYVWGGTTPSGWDCSGFTQWVYAQAGISIPRVNAWNAMTPTSTPAPGDLVMQNGGAHVGIYVGNGMMISALNPSDGTILHAVSATGTSSFYTLR, encoded by the coding sequence ATGAACCCGTTGGACTCCGTGTCCAAGGCAGTAAGCGTCAATGCTGGCACAGTAGGTCGCCAGGCAGCTGTCATCGCAGCTGCTTCAGGGCTCATCCTGAGCATTGGCATGCCGGCTAACGCCGCCGACGCCAACATCGGTGTCTCCGCCTCCGCGGAGTCCGGTTCCCAGACCACGCAGCTTGCCGTGACCGCCGCGCCCACCGCCACTGTCTCCTTCGAGCGTCCTGCCGTCACCACCGAGGCAGCCCCCGTCACCGAAACCCTCGCCGCGCAGTCCAGCGACGAGACCGCGGCTGCGGGGTCCATCACCGCGAAGGCTGACAAGCTGACCGACGCCGCGAAGTCCGCTGCGGCTTCGGGGCTGGCAGCCATCGCGTACACCGGGATCGGCCACCCGTACGTCTGGGGCGGCACCACTCCCAGCGGCTGGGACTGCTCCGGCTTCACCCAGTGGGTCTACGCGCAGGCCGGCATCAGCATTCCCCGCGTCAACGCGTGGAACGCCATGACGCCCACCTCAACGCCGGCTCCCGGCGACCTGGTCATGCAGAACGGCGGCGCCCACGTGGGCATCTACGTCGGCAACGGCATGATGATCAGCGCGCTGAACCCCTCGGACGGCACCATCCTGCACGCAGTGTCCGCCACGGGCACGTCCTCGTTTTACACCCTTCGCTAA
- a CDS encoding M23 family metallopeptidase: MTMQHARGRRRATGPASEPRLPEAFSAERPRDAQREARRRRGPFRQVTDFAAASGVGQKAGVALAATGLLLTVTVPATSPVMALGESSSPASFASPAQPEVSAEAAAKVDFSRTAVSTQGDPDGKLKQLLSAQSAGSISRAASAGTLGSPLETLVKSSPFGYRVSPITGGVGEFHRGQDFAAQCGTSVFAAASGTVTFAGWHPYGGGNRVVINHGNGLETTYNHLSSFSVEVGQKVSRGDVVALSGTTGASTGCHLHFEVMVNGDVVDPTGWL, translated from the coding sequence TTGACCATGCAGCATGCCCGGGGCCGCCGCCGCGCGACCGGTCCCGCTTCGGAGCCGCGCCTCCCTGAAGCCTTCTCCGCGGAACGCCCCCGGGATGCGCAGCGCGAGGCTCGTCGGCGCCGGGGCCCGTTCCGCCAGGTCACGGACTTTGCCGCAGCCAGCGGGGTGGGCCAGAAAGCCGGAGTCGCCCTCGCTGCCACCGGTCTCCTGCTGACCGTCACGGTTCCCGCCACCAGCCCCGTCATGGCCCTGGGGGAGAGTTCCTCGCCCGCCTCTTTTGCCTCGCCTGCCCAGCCGGAAGTCTCCGCTGAGGCCGCGGCCAAGGTGGACTTCAGCCGCACTGCCGTGTCCACCCAGGGTGACCCCGACGGCAAACTCAAGCAGCTCCTGAGCGCTCAGTCCGCCGGCAGCATTTCCCGCGCCGCGTCCGCAGGAACCCTCGGATCACCCCTCGAAACCCTGGTCAAGTCCTCGCCCTTTGGCTACCGCGTGAGCCCCATTACGGGCGGCGTGGGAGAGTTCCACCGCGGCCAGGACTTTGCGGCCCAGTGCGGCACGTCTGTGTTCGCGGCCGCCAGCGGCACTGTCACCTTCGCGGGCTGGCACCCTTACGGTGGCGGCAACCGCGTTGTCATCAACCACGGCAACGGCCTGGAGACGACGTATAACCATCTGTCGTCATTCAGTGTCGAGGTCGGCCAGAAGGTCTCCAGGGGCGACGTCGTGGCCCTTAGCGGGACCACCGGCGCCTCCACCGGCTGCCACCTCCACTTCGAGGTGATGGTCAACGGAGACGTCGTTGACCCCACCGGCTGGCTCTGA
- a CDS encoding metal-dependent transcriptional regulator translates to MTDLIDTTEMYLRTILELEEENIVALRARIAERLRHSGPTVSQTIGRMERDGLVVVSGDRHLELTETGRKRATEVMRKHRLAERLLADVIGLDWAYVHDEACRWEHVMSERVERRIFELLNHPTESPYGNPIPGLAALGGQPSNAFSDGVLNLLDAMAGYGPDSRVTVSRLAEPIQVEPELLVQLDEGGIRPGAAVSLERVGEYISVRVPGFEGALELPPEVAAHVFVRVG, encoded by the coding sequence ATGACGGATCTGATCGACACCACGGAGATGTATCTTCGGACCATTTTGGAGCTTGAAGAAGAGAACATCGTGGCGCTCCGGGCCCGAATCGCCGAACGGCTTCGCCACTCCGGCCCCACGGTGTCCCAGACTATCGGCAGGATGGAACGCGACGGGCTCGTGGTTGTTTCCGGCGACCGACACCTCGAACTGACCGAAACCGGCCGCAAGCGCGCCACCGAAGTCATGCGCAAGCACCGCCTTGCCGAGCGGCTCCTCGCCGATGTTATCGGCTTGGACTGGGCGTACGTCCACGACGAGGCCTGCCGCTGGGAGCACGTCATGAGCGAGCGTGTGGAGCGCAGGATCTTCGAACTGCTCAACCATCCGACGGAGTCGCCGTACGGCAATCCGATTCCCGGGCTGGCGGCGCTCGGCGGGCAGCCGTCGAACGCATTCTCGGACGGGGTCCTGAACCTCCTCGACGCCATGGCCGGCTACGGCCCGGACTCCCGCGTGACCGTCAGCAGGCTGGCGGAACCAATCCAGGTTGAACCGGAGCTGCTGGTCCAGTTGGACGAAGGTGGGATCCGTCCTGGCGCCGCGGTGTCCCTCGAGCGTGTGGGGGAGTACATCTCCGTGCGTGTCCCCGGGTTCGAAGGCGCACTGGAGCTGCCGCCCGAAGTGGCCGCCCACGTCTTCGTCCGCGTAGGCTAA
- the serC gene encoding phosphoserine transaminase, whose product MSDTSITIPANLLPKDGRFGAGPSKVRPEQIEALSAAATTLLGTSHRQAPVKNLVGSVREGLSTFFRAPDGYEVVLGVGGSTAFWDVASFGLVEEKAQHLSFGEFGSKFAAATNKAPFLAESSIIKSEPGTCPAPRAEAGVDVYAWPQNETSTGVAAPVKRVNGADTGSLVLVDATSAAGGLDVDVAETDVYYFAPQKNFASDGGLWLGLFSPAALERAARIKASGRWIPDFLDLQTAIDNSKLNQTYNTPALATLVTLDAQVQWLNANGGLDFAAGRTADSAGRIYKWAEASEFATPFVANAAERSNVIATIDFDDSIDAAAIAKVLRANGVVDTEPYRKLGRNQLRIATFVAIEPSDVTALLECIDFVVGELKK is encoded by the coding sequence GTGAGCGACACCAGCATCACTATCCCAGCAAACCTCCTGCCCAAGGACGGACGGTTCGGCGCCGGACCCTCCAAAGTCAGGCCCGAGCAGATCGAGGCACTGTCCGCAGCCGCCACAACACTCCTGGGAACGTCGCACCGCCAGGCCCCGGTCAAGAACCTCGTCGGATCGGTCCGTGAGGGCCTCAGCACCTTCTTCCGCGCTCCCGATGGCTACGAAGTAGTCCTCGGTGTGGGCGGATCGACCGCGTTCTGGGATGTGGCCAGCTTCGGCCTGGTGGAGGAGAAGGCGCAGCACCTGTCCTTCGGCGAGTTCGGCTCCAAGTTCGCCGCAGCCACCAACAAGGCCCCGTTCCTGGCGGAATCCTCCATCATCAAGTCCGAACCGGGAACATGCCCGGCACCGCGGGCCGAGGCCGGAGTGGACGTCTACGCCTGGCCGCAGAACGAGACCTCCACCGGCGTCGCCGCCCCCGTGAAGCGCGTGAACGGCGCGGACACCGGTTCCCTGGTGCTCGTGGACGCCACGTCCGCTGCCGGCGGCCTGGACGTCGACGTTGCCGAGACGGACGTCTACTACTTCGCGCCGCAGAAGAACTTCGCCTCCGACGGCGGCCTGTGGCTTGGCCTGTTCTCCCCCGCCGCGCTGGAGCGCGCCGCCCGGATCAAGGCGAGCGGCCGCTGGATTCCGGACTTCCTGGACCTCCAGACCGCCATCGATAACTCCAAGCTGAACCAGACGTACAACACGCCGGCCCTGGCAACGCTGGTCACCCTCGATGCCCAGGTGCAGTGGCTCAATGCCAACGGCGGCCTCGACTTCGCTGCCGGCCGCACCGCCGACTCCGCGGGCCGCATCTACAAGTGGGCAGAAGCCTCCGAGTTCGCCACGCCGTTCGTGGCCAACGCCGCGGAACGCTCCAACGTCATCGCCACGATCGATTTCGATGACTCCATCGATGCGGCCGCCATTGCCAAGGTGCTCCGCGCAAACGGCGTCGTGGACACTGAACCGTACCGGAAACTGGGACGCAACCAGCTGCGCATTGCCACCTTCGTGGCGATCGAGCCTTCGGACGTCACCGCCCTGCTCGAATGCATCGACTTTGTGGTGGGCGAGCTGAAGAAGTAG
- a CDS encoding DUF3027 domain-containing protein yields MNPELEQAEAKAESKAESKAPKRRAGVPVWRTGKPDAVLAAAVDVARAAVEGIAKASEIGDHLAARTEGDRVVTHLFESRLPGYIGWQWYAVLTRNSRSKVITVNELGLLPSEDSILAPEWVPWAERVRPEDARDEDSSPEEDAPADSAPAENAGEEDAPEDSAPAENAAEENAADGSGIVPESSGQG; encoded by the coding sequence ATGAACCCGGAACTTGAACAGGCCGAAGCCAAGGCGGAGTCCAAGGCGGAGTCCAAGGCGCCCAAACGGCGTGCCGGCGTCCCTGTGTGGCGCACGGGCAAGCCGGACGCCGTGCTGGCGGCGGCCGTGGACGTCGCCAGGGCCGCCGTCGAAGGCATCGCAAAGGCCTCCGAAATCGGCGACCACCTTGCCGCCCGCACTGAGGGTGACCGTGTGGTGACGCACCTCTTCGAATCGCGGCTGCCCGGCTACATCGGCTGGCAGTGGTACGCCGTCCTGACCCGCAACTCGCGGTCCAAGGTGATCACTGTGAACGAACTTGGCTTGCTCCCGTCCGAGGATTCAATCCTCGCGCCGGAGTGGGTGCCCTGGGCCGAGCGGGTCCGCCCCGAGGACGCCCGCGACGAGGACAGTTCTCCAGAGGAGGACGCTCCCGCGGACAGTGCTCCGGCGGAAAATGCTGGCGAGGAGGATGCTCCCGAGGACAGCGCTCCTGCGGAAAACGCTGCCGAGGAGAACGCGGCTGACGGCTCCGGCATCGTCCCGGAGAGTTCCGGGCAGGGCTGA
- a CDS encoding cold-shock protein, giving the protein MPTGKVKWYDKDKGFGFLAGEDGQEVFLPKSALPEGITELKAGTRVEFGVADGRKGAQALGLRVLDKTPSIAKAKRPSARDLAPLVQDLVSVLDNLSGTLSAGKYPEGNKGKAIAAALRKVADELDA; this is encoded by the coding sequence GTGCCTACCGGCAAGGTCAAGTGGTATGACAAGGACAAGGGTTTCGGATTCCTCGCAGGCGAGGACGGGCAGGAAGTATTCCTCCCCAAGTCTGCCCTCCCCGAAGGCATCACGGAACTGAAGGCCGGCACCCGCGTTGAGTTCGGCGTCGCAGACGGCCGTAAGGGCGCCCAGGCACTGGGGCTGCGTGTCCTCGACAAGACACCGTCCATCGCCAAGGCAAAGCGTCCCAGCGCCAGGGACCTCGCTCCGCTGGTCCAGGACCTCGTAAGCGTCCTGGATAACCTGTCGGGAACACTGTCGGCGGGCAAGTACCCGGAGGGCAACAAGGGCAAGGCCATCGCCGCCGCCCTGCGTAAGGTTGCCGACGAGCTGGACGCTTAG
- a CDS encoding DNA repair helicase XPB, translating into MNDGPLIVQSDKTILLEVDHEQATEARHAIAAFAELERAPEHMHSYRLTPLGLWNARAAGLDAEKVLDTLLKYSRFPVPHSLLIDIEETMSRYGRLRLEKDPQHGLVMRTTDYPVLEEVSRAKKIQPLLGPRIDGETVVVHSSQRGQLKQLLLKIGWPAEDLAGYVDGTPHPIMLNESGWKLRPYQRLATENFWAGGSGVVVLPCGAGKTLVGAAAMATSSTTTLILVTNTVSARQWKDELLKRTSLTEAEIGEYSGAVKEVRPVTIATYQVLTTKRGGLYPHLELVDGNDWGLIIYDEVHLLPAPIFRMTADLQARRRLGLTATLVREDGREGEVFSLIGPKRYDAPWKDIEAQGYIAPADCVEVRVDLPRDERVAYAMAEDADKYRLCATSETKTLVVEQLMERHRGEQLLVIGQYIDQLDELGERLGAPVIKGETSVKERQRLYNAFRAGEIQTLVVSKVANFSIDLPEASVAIQVSGSFGSRQEEAQRLGRLLRPKQDGRAARFYSLVARDTLDQDFAAKRQRFLAEQGYAYRIMDAKDVDKAS; encoded by the coding sequence GTGAACGACGGCCCGCTGATCGTCCAGAGCGACAAAACCATCCTTCTGGAAGTCGACCACGAACAAGCCACCGAGGCCCGGCACGCCATCGCTGCCTTCGCGGAGCTGGAACGTGCGCCCGAACACATGCACAGCTACCGGCTCACGCCGCTGGGGCTCTGGAATGCCAGGGCGGCCGGGCTGGATGCGGAGAAAGTGCTCGACACCCTGCTCAAGTACTCCCGTTTCCCGGTGCCGCATTCGCTGCTGATCGACATCGAGGAAACCATGTCCCGCTACGGGCGGCTCAGGCTCGAAAAGGATCCGCAGCACGGGCTGGTCATGCGCACCACTGACTACCCCGTACTTGAGGAGGTCAGCCGGGCCAAGAAAATCCAGCCGCTGCTGGGGCCGCGCATCGACGGCGAGACCGTGGTGGTCCACTCCTCCCAGCGCGGTCAGCTCAAGCAGCTGCTGCTGAAGATCGGCTGGCCTGCAGAGGACCTTGCCGGCTATGTCGACGGCACGCCCCACCCCATCATGCTGAACGAGTCGGGCTGGAAGCTGCGGCCCTACCAGCGGCTGGCCACCGAGAACTTCTGGGCCGGCGGCAGCGGCGTGGTGGTGCTGCCCTGCGGCGCGGGCAAGACCCTGGTGGGCGCCGCGGCGATGGCCACGAGCTCCACCACCACGCTGATCCTCGTGACCAACACCGTCTCGGCACGGCAGTGGAAAGACGAACTGCTCAAGCGGACCTCGCTGACCGAGGCCGAAATTGGCGAATATTCCGGGGCCGTCAAGGAAGTCCGGCCGGTGACGATCGCCACGTACCAGGTCCTCACCACGAAGCGGGGCGGCCTGTATCCGCACCTTGAGCTGGTGGACGGCAACGACTGGGGGCTGATCATCTACGACGAGGTTCACCTGCTCCCCGCACCGATCTTCCGGATGACCGCGGACCTCCAGGCCCGCCGCCGGCTGGGCCTGACAGCCACGCTGGTACGCGAGGACGGCAGGGAGGGCGAGGTCTTCAGCCTGATCGGACCCAAACGGTACGACGCGCCCTGGAAGGACATCGAGGCCCAGGGCTACATCGCGCCCGCGGACTGTGTGGAGGTGCGCGTGGACCTTCCCCGGGACGAGCGCGTCGCCTACGCCATGGCGGAGGACGCCGACAAGTACCGGCTCTGCGCCACCTCCGAGACCAAGACCCTCGTCGTGGAGCAGCTGATGGAACGGCACCGCGGCGAGCAGCTGCTCGTGATCGGGCAGTACATCGACCAACTCGATGAGCTGGGCGAGCGCCTGGGCGCGCCGGTCATCAAGGGTGAAACCTCCGTGAAGGAGCGCCAGAGGCTCTACAATGCATTCCGCGCAGGTGAAATCCAGACGCTCGTCGTGTCCAAGGTGGCCAACTTCTCCATTGATCTCCCGGAAGCATCCGTTGCCATCCAGGTGTCGGGTTCCTTCGGGTCGCGGCAGGAAGAAGCCCAGCGGCTCGGCCGGCTGCTGCGTCCCAAGCAGGACGGCCGCGCGGCGCGCTTCTATTCGCTCGTGGCCCGGGACACGCTGGACCAGGACTTCGCTGCCAAGCGGCAGCGGTTTCTGGCCGAGCAGGGCTACGCATACCGGATCATGGACGCCAAGGACGTGGACAAGGCCAGCTAG
- a CDS encoding response regulator transcription factor, with protein MKKNGAEAKLLVVDDEPNIRELLSTSLRFAGFEVVSAGNGREALAAAEAHTPDLAVLDVMLPDMDGFTVTRRLRAAGKHFPVLFLTAKDDTEDKVTGLTVGGDDYVTKPFSLDEVVARIRAVLRRTQPLLDDDEAVIRVDDLELDDDAHEVRRGGTVIELSPTEFKLLRYLMLNPNRVLSKAQILDHVWEYDFNGDASIVESYISYLRRKVDIDPDAPALIQTKRGVGYVLRTAEKR; from the coding sequence ATGAAAAAGAACGGTGCCGAGGCAAAGCTCCTCGTGGTCGATGACGAGCCCAACATCCGCGAGCTGCTGTCCACGTCGCTGCGCTTCGCCGGGTTCGAGGTCGTGTCCGCCGGCAACGGGCGCGAGGCCCTCGCCGCCGCGGAAGCCCACACTCCGGACCTCGCCGTGCTCGACGTCATGCTTCCGGACATGGACGGCTTCACGGTGACGCGGCGGCTCCGCGCCGCCGGCAAGCATTTCCCGGTCCTGTTCCTCACCGCCAAGGACGACACCGAAGACAAGGTCACCGGACTCACCGTGGGCGGCGACGACTACGTCACCAAGCCGTTCAGCCTCGACGAAGTGGTGGCGCGGATCCGCGCGGTGCTGCGCCGCACCCAGCCGCTGCTGGACGACGACGAGGCAGTGATCCGCGTTGACGACCTCGAACTCGACGACGACGCCCACGAGGTGCGCCGCGGCGGAACGGTCATTGAGCTCTCGCCCACCGAGTTCAAGCTCCTGCGGTACCTGATGCTCAATCCCAACCGCGTGCTCTCCAAGGCCCAGATCCTGGACCACGTCTGGGAGTACGACTTCAACGGTGACGCCTCGATCGTGGAGTCCTACATTTCCTACCTGCGGCGCAAGGTGGACATCGATCCCGACGCCCCGGCCCTGATCCAGACCAAACGCGGCGTCGGCTACGTGCTGCGGACAGCAGAAAAGCGCTGA